TGACCGACACGTGGACGTCCGGGACGCTGCGCACGGCCGCCGAGGAGCTCCCGCGCGTCGCCGGGATGGGCTTCGACGTCGTCTACCTGACCCCGATCCACCCGATCGGCACGACGCACCGCAAGGGCCGCAACAACTCGCTCACGACCGTGCCGGGCGACCCGGGCTCCCCGTACGCGATCGGTTCGAAGGACGGCGGGCACGACGCGATCGAGCCGAGCCTCGGGACGTTCGAGGACTTCGACGCGTTCGTGGCACGGGCGAAGGGCCTCGGCATGGAGGTCGCGCTCGACGTCGCGCTGCAGTGCTCCCCCGACCACCCGTGGGTCGCCGAGCACCCCGAGTGGTTCACGACGCGCGCCGACGGCTCCATCGCCTACGCCGAGAACCCGCCCAAGAAGTACCAGGACATCTACCCCCTGAACTTCGACAACGACCCGCAGGGCATCGCCGCGGAGATCCGGCGCGTGCTGCAGGTCTGGATCGACCACGGGGTCACGCTGTTCCGCGTCGACAACCCGCACACCAAGCCGCTGCCGTTCTGGGAGTGGCTGCTCGCGGACGTCCGGGCCGCGCACCCCGAGGTGATCTTCCTGTCCGAGGCGTTCACGCGCCCCGCGATGATGCTCAACCTCGCGCGCATCGGGTTCCACCAGTCGTACACGTACTTCACGTGGCGCAACACGAAGGACGAGCTCGAGGAGTACCTCGCGGAGGTCTCGGGCGAGCAGGGCTCGTGGATGCGGCCGAGCTTCTGGCCGACGACCCACGACATCCTGCCGCCGTACCTGCAGCACGGCGGCGTCGCGGGCTTCGCGGTCCGTGCGGTGCTCGCGGCGCTCGGCTCCCCGACGTGGGGCATCTACTCGGGCTACGAGCTCGTCGAGAACGTCCCGCGGCCCGGCGTCGAGGAGCAGATCGACAACGAGAAGTACGAGTTCCGGCCGCGCGACTGGTCCGTCGCCGACGGCCTCGGGATCGCGACCCTCCTGCAGCGGCTCAACGAGATCCGCCGTGCCCACCCCGCGCTCCAGCAGCTCCGGAACCTGACGGTCCACCCGACCAACGACGACGCGCTCGTGTGCTTTTCGCGCCACCTCGACGCCGAGCACTCGCCGACCGGGCGCGCAGACACCATCATCGTCGTCGTCAACCTCGACCCCCACAGCACCCGGGAGGGTCTCGTGCACCTCGACCTGCGCGCGCTCGGCCTCACGCCGAGCGCCGAGGAACCCCACCAGTTCGTCGCCCATGACGTGCTCTCCGACGAGACGTACGCGTGGGGCGAGCAGGTCTACGTCCGGCTCGACCCGTACGTCCGCTGCGCGCACGTGGTGCAGGTGGGCGCGTGACCGCCCAGCCGGGAGTCGGCCGCGCACCCGCGCCGTCGACCGGGCAGATCGCGATCACTGCGCTGCCCCCGCGCCGCCAGCCTGCCGTGCCCGCCTCCGCGGTCGCCGACTCGGGCTCCCGCCCGGGGCTCTCGGACGACCCGGACTGGTACCGGACGGCGGTCTTCTACGAGGTGATGATCCGCTCGTTCTCCGACTCGACGGGCGTCGGCAGCGGCGACCTGCGCGGGCTCATCGCGCGGCTCGACTACCTGCAGTGGCTCGGTGTCGACTGCCTGTGGCTGCCGCCGTTCTACCCGTCGCCCATGCGCGACGGTGGATACGACGTGTCGGACTACACCGCGATCGCCCCGCAGTACGGCTCGATCGCGGACTTCCACGAGCTCGTCGACGAGGCCCACGCGCGCGGCATGCGCATCGTGGTCGACCTCGTCATGAACCACACGAGCGACGCGCACCCGTGGTTCCAGGCGTCGCGCGCCGACCCGAAGGGTCCGTACGGCGACTTCTACGTGTGGAGCGACGACAACACGCGCTACCCCGACGCGCGCATCATCTTCGTCGACACCGAGACGTCGAACTGGACGTTCGACCCCGTGCGCCGGCAGTACTTCTGGCACCGGTTCTTCTCCCACCAGCCGGACCTCAACTTCGAGAACCCCCGCGTCGTGGAGTCGATGCTCGACGTCGCGCGGTTCTGGCTCCAGCTCGGGGTCGACGGCTTCCGGCTCGACGCCGTGCCGTACCTCTTCGAGGCGGAGGGCACGAACTGCGAGAACCTCCCGGAGACGCACGCGTTCCTGCGGCTCCTGCGCCGCACGATCGACGCGGAGTTCCCGGGGCGGATCATCCTGGCCGAGGCGAACCAGTGGCCCGAGGACGTCGTGCACTACTTCGGCACCGAGGAGGAGCCGGAGTGCCACATGTGCTTCCACTTCCCCGTGATGCCGCGCATCTTCTACTCGATCCGCGACCAGCGGGCGAACCAGATCGTCGAGATCCTCGCGGACACGCCCGCGATCCCGAAGGGCGCGCAGTGGAGCACCTTCCTGCGCAACCACGACGAGCTGACCCTCGAGATGGTCTCGACCGAGGAGCGCGCGTCGATGTACGGGTGGTACGCGCCCGACTCGCGCATGCGCGCCAACGTCGGGATCCGGCGCCGGCTGTCGCCGCTGCTCGACAACTCGCGCAAGGAGATCGAGCTCGCGCACGCGCTGCTGCTCTCGCTGCCGGGCAGCCCCTGCCTGTACTACGGCGACGAGATCGGGATGGGCGACAACATCTGGCTGCACGACCGTGACGCGGTGCGCACCCCGATGCAGTGGACCCCGGACCGCAACTCGGGCTTCTCGACGGCCGACCCCGGGCAGCTCTACCTGCCGGTCAACCAGTCGCTCGTGAGCCACTACGGCCACGTCAACGTCGAGGCGCAGCTCGCGCAGCCGACGTCGCTGCTGCACTGGATCCACGGCATGCTCACGGTCCGGCGCCGGCACCCGTCGCTCGGCAAGGGCGAGTTCGAGGTGGTCCCGAGCTCGAGCGAGGCGGTCCTGACGTTCCTGCGGACGAGCGAGGAGGAGACGCTGCTCGTCGTGGCGAACATGGCGGCGACGCCGCGGTCGACGACCGTGACCCTCGACGGCTACGCCGGCGCGCAGCTGCGCGACGTCTTCGGTGGCGCGCAGTTCCCCGACGTGACGGCCGAGGGCACCGTGCAGATCACGCTCGGCTCGCGCGAGTTCTACTGGCTGATGCTCACCCCGGGTGGCTCGGCCGGGACGGCAGGAGGATGACGATGGCCGTCACGGACCACGAGCCCACCGACGACGCCGTCGTGCGGCTCCTCGCGGACTGGCTGCCCGACCGCCGGTGGTTCCCGGTCAAGGGCGCCGAGGCTCGGCTCACGGCGGTCGGCGGGCTCACGCTCACCGACCCGCGCGACGAGGCGCGCGTGCGCATCCTGCTCGTGCGCGCCGAGGCGCCCGGGGTCGACACCGTGCTCCAGGTGCCCGTGACGATGCGCCCGGACCGCACCGCGACCGACGACGGGCCCACCGTCGGGGGCGCCCGGCCCGGTCAGGCGGGCCCGGCGTGGATCGGGACGGTCGGCTCGCCGCCGATGCACGTGCGCGACGGCGTCGGTGACCCGGCGTTCCTGCGCGCCTGGATGTCCGCGGCCGACGGCCCGCGTCCCCCGGTCGACGCCGAGCACGCGCGCGTGCTCACCGGCGAGCAGTCGAACACCTCCGTGATCCTCCCGGCGAGCGACCCGGTGGTGGCTTCCGACGACGCGCCGGCAGCCACCGCGGAGACGCGTCCGCCCGGCGCCGGCGACGCGACCCACGGCGCCGCGATCCTCAAGGTCTTCCGCGCGCTGGCGCCCGGGGACAACCCCGACGTCGACGTCCCACGGGCCCTCGCGCGCGGCGGCTGGGTGCACGTGCCCCGGCCGCTGGGGTGGCTCGAGGCGCAGTGGCCCGAGGACGGCTCGCTCGTGCACGGGCACCTCGCGGTGCTCAGCGAGTTCGTCGACGGCGCGCAGGACGGCTTCGAGCTCGCGTGCGCGATGGCGGAGCGCGGCGAGTCGTTCGCGGACCTGGCGCGCGACCTCGGCTCGGTCGTCGCCGGGATGCACGCGGCGCTCGCGTCGGCCCTGCCGACCGACGACCCGGGGAGCGCGGACGAGCGTGCGGCGGCGACCGCGGACGCGGTGCGGGCGCGCTACCGGTGGGCCGCCGGCCTCGTGCCGGAGCTCGCGCAGTACGCCGACGGCGTCGAGGCGCTCGCCGCGCGCACCGCGGAGCTGACCGACCTGCCCGCGCCGCAGCGCATCCACGGCGACCTGCACCTGGGCCAGGCGCTGCGCGCGCACGACGAGTGGTTCGTCACGGACTTCGAGGGCGAGCCGCTCGCTCCCGTCGCCGCCCGGACGCGACCGGACCTCGCGCTGCGCGACGTCGCGGGCATGCTCCGCTCGTTCGACTACGCCACGGCGGTGGGCCGGGGGCTCGAGACGGCCGGGACCGGGGACGACGCGTGGGCCGACGACGCGCGCGCGGCGCTCCTCGCGGGGTACGTGGCGGGCTCGTCGGGCGAGGAGGGCGCGCCGGGTGGTGGTGCGGGCGCGCACACCGAGGACGTGCTGCGCGCGCTCGAGCTCGACAAGGCGCTGTACGAGGCCGTGTACGAGGCCCGCAACCGGCCCGCGTGGCTGTCGATCCCGCTGCGGGCGGTCGAGCGCCTCGTCGGCTGACGGTCGTCCCGGCGGGGCGCGCGAGCGTCCGGCCGGGAGCCGCTGCGTCAGGCGAGCGTCGCGAGCTCCTGCGCCGAGACCTCGCCGGCGACCTCGGGGGGCAGCCGCACTCCGGAGTGCCGCGGTGCGAGCTCGCTCTGCAGCACGAGCGCCGCGGCGCCGACGGCGGCCGCCTCGGGCGCGTTCGTCGAGATCGTCACGCGCACGGGGTGGCTCGCGCGCGCGAAGAACGAACGGCTGAGCTGCTCCTGCACGGCGGGCAGGTAGAGCGACCCCGCGAGGGCGAACGCCGGCCCGGTGAGCACCACGAGCTCGAGGTCCATGACGTTCGCGAGGGTCTGGGCTGCGACGCCGAGGTAGCGCGCCGACGAGGCGAGGATCTCCGCGGCGACGGGGTCGCCGCTCAGCGCCGCACGGGCGACCGCCGCGAACTGCGCGGACACGGGACGGTCGGCGCCGCCGAGGTCGAGGCCGCGGGCCTGCGCCTGGGCGACGACCGCCGTGGGTCCCGCGAGCGCCTCGACGCACCCCCGGCTCCCGCACCAGCACTCCGGGCCGTCGATGTTGACGCAGATGTGCCCGATCTCGCCCGCGTTGGAGCTCGCGCCGCGGTAGACGGTCCCGTTGACGAGGATGCCCGCCCCGATCCCGGTACCCATGTAGAACGCGGCGAACGCGGACGTCGTCTCGATGCCGCCCGCCCAGTACTCGCCGATCGCGGCGGCGGTCGCGTCGTTGTCGAGCAGCACGGGCACGCCGACGGCGTCCTCGAGCGCGTCGCCGAGCGGGAAGTCGGCCCAGCGCCGCATGTTCGGCGGGGTCAGGACCATGCCGACCGACGCCGTGATGGGCCCGGGCGACACGACACCGAGACCGAGCACGCGCGTGCGGTCGATGCCGACGCGCGTGATGATCCCGTCGATCTCGGCGGCGATGCGCGAGACGACCTCGCGCGGGTCGTCGGCCCCGGCACCGGGCTTGCGCCAGCGCGCGACGACCGCTCCCCCGAGGTTCGCGAGCACGTACGTGATCCCCGCATGGTCCAGGTGCACGCCGACGGCGAACCGCGCGGACGGGTC
The Cellulomonas sp. NS3 DNA segment above includes these coding regions:
- a CDS encoding alpha-1,4-glucan--maltose-1-phosphate maltosyltransferase, with translation MGRIPVVDVSPVVEAGRWPAKAVVGEVVPVRATVFREGHDAVAATAVLVGPDGRDRASARMVDIAPGLDRFEARLVPDEPGRWGLRVEGWSDPYGTWRHDAEIKVAAGVDTELMLTEGALLLERAAARTGAEKAPAKAARVLTDAVRALRDTARPPAARLAAGVSPEVRAVLDAYPVRELLSPSPVYPLVVDRPLALAGSWYELFPRSHGAVHDPVTDTWTSGTLRTAAEELPRVAGMGFDVVYLTPIHPIGTTHRKGRNNSLTTVPGDPGSPYAIGSKDGGHDAIEPSLGTFEDFDAFVARAKGLGMEVALDVALQCSPDHPWVAEHPEWFTTRADGSIAYAENPPKKYQDIYPLNFDNDPQGIAAEIRRVLQVWIDHGVTLFRVDNPHTKPLPFWEWLLADVRAAHPEVIFLSEAFTRPAMMLNLARIGFHQSYTYFTWRNTKDELEEYLAEVSGEQGSWMRPSFWPTTHDILPPYLQHGGVAGFAVRAVLAALGSPTWGIYSGYELVENVPRPGVEEQIDNEKYEFRPRDWSVADGLGIATLLQRLNEIRRAHPALQQLRNLTVHPTNDDALVCFSRHLDAEHSPTGRADTIIVVVNLDPHSTREGLVHLDLRALGLTPSAEEPHQFVAHDVLSDETYAWGEQVYVRLDPYVRCAHVVQVGA
- the treS gene encoding maltose alpha-D-glucosyltransferase, whose protein sequence is MTAQPGVGRAPAPSTGQIAITALPPRRQPAVPASAVADSGSRPGLSDDPDWYRTAVFYEVMIRSFSDSTGVGSGDLRGLIARLDYLQWLGVDCLWLPPFYPSPMRDGGYDVSDYTAIAPQYGSIADFHELVDEAHARGMRIVVDLVMNHTSDAHPWFQASRADPKGPYGDFYVWSDDNTRYPDARIIFVDTETSNWTFDPVRRQYFWHRFFSHQPDLNFENPRVVESMLDVARFWLQLGVDGFRLDAVPYLFEAEGTNCENLPETHAFLRLLRRTIDAEFPGRIILAEANQWPEDVVHYFGTEEEPECHMCFHFPVMPRIFYSIRDQRANQIVEILADTPAIPKGAQWSTFLRNHDELTLEMVSTEERASMYGWYAPDSRMRANVGIRRRLSPLLDNSRKEIELAHALLLSLPGSPCLYYGDEIGMGDNIWLHDRDAVRTPMQWTPDRNSGFSTADPGQLYLPVNQSLVSHYGHVNVEAQLAQPTSLLHWIHGMLTVRRRHPSLGKGEFEVVPSSSEAVLTFLRTSEEETLLVVANMAATPRSTTVTLDGYAGAQLRDVFGGAQFPDVTAEGTVQITLGSREFYWLMLTPGGSAGTAGG
- a CDS encoding maltokinase N-terminal cap-like domain-containing protein, coding for MAVTDHEPTDDAVVRLLADWLPDRRWFPVKGAEARLTAVGGLTLTDPRDEARVRILLVRAEAPGVDTVLQVPVTMRPDRTATDDGPTVGGARPGQAGPAWIGTVGSPPMHVRDGVGDPAFLRAWMSAADGPRPPVDAEHARVLTGEQSNTSVILPASDPVVASDDAPAATAETRPPGAGDATHGAAILKVFRALAPGDNPDVDVPRALARGGWVHVPRPLGWLEAQWPEDGSLVHGHLAVLSEFVDGAQDGFELACAMAERGESFADLARDLGSVVAGMHAALASALPTDDPGSADERAAATADAVRARYRWAAGLVPELAQYADGVEALAARTAELTDLPAPQRIHGDLHLGQALRAHDEWFVTDFEGEPLAPVAARTRPDLALRDVAGMLRSFDYATAVGRGLETAGTGDDAWADDARAALLAGYVAGSSGEEGAPGGGAGAHTEDVLRALELDKALYEAVYEARNRPAWLSIPLRAVERLVG
- a CDS encoding ROK family transcriptional regulator; this encodes MSSANLGMAHTSSRAAILDVIRAAGTISRVELTRATGLTGATISTVVRRLMNDGLVVEAGRAESTGGKPRMLLQLDPSARFAVGVHLDHAGITYVLANLGGAVVARWRKPGAGADDPREVVSRIAAEIDGIITRVGIDRTRVLGLGVVSPGPITASVGMVLTPPNMRRWADFPLGDALEDAVGVPVLLDNDATAAAIGEYWAGGIETTSAFAAFYMGTGIGAGILVNGTVYRGASSNAGEIGHICVNIDGPECWCGSRGCVEALAGPTAVVAQAQARGLDLGGADRPVSAQFAAVARAALSGDPVAAEILASSARYLGVAAQTLANVMDLELVVLTGPAFALAGSLYLPAVQEQLSRSFFARASHPVRVTISTNAPEAAAVGAAALVLQSELAPRHSGVRLPPEVAGEVSAQELATLA